One part of the Marispirochaeta sp. genome encodes these proteins:
- a CDS encoding DNA repair helicase XPB encodes MSSKNNTPLIVQSDGSLLLDVHDPGFAAARDDIAPFAELEKSPEHMHTYRISPISLWNAASAGLTEKEIEERLRRWSRFPVPDNVLFSVKDLLGRYGSIILEPDDEPGYLVLRIKSEALRRELTARREIMKLLIPRSDDFLVSLVNRGSLKSTLIKINYPVDDRVPLKEGERTDIILRSATADGRDFTIRDYQIEAAESFHGGGLPGNGFGVIVLPCGAGKTIVGIKVMELLQTSTLIVTTNVAAVHQWIDELKNKTGLDSESIGEYTSAKKEIRPVTVTTYQILSYGQKQDPPFPHFAIFRARDWGLIIYDEVHLLPAPVFRVTAEIQAVRRLGLTATLVREDGKEGEVFSLIGPKRYDVPWKELEQKGWIAEAYCTEIRIDLPEEDRIPYATADKRKKYRIAAENTRKIEITRELTANHAGEGTLVIGQYIDQLTKIAAVLKAPLITGKTPNKERENLYRRFRSGELSVLVVSKVANFAIDLPDASVAIQVSGTFGSRQEEAQRLGRILRPKDRNSYFYSLVSRYTLEEEFALNRQKFLTEQGYGYHIELWDNDI; translated from the coding sequence ATGTCGTCGAAAAATAATACACCCCTGATTGTACAAAGTGACGGCTCCCTGCTGCTGGATGTTCACGATCCCGGATTCGCCGCAGCACGGGACGATATAGCACCCTTCGCGGAACTGGAAAAATCCCCGGAACATATGCACACCTACCGGATCTCTCCAATTTCCCTCTGGAACGCTGCATCCGCCGGCTTAACGGAGAAGGAGATAGAAGAACGGCTCAGAAGGTGGTCCCGGTTCCCTGTACCGGATAACGTACTGTTCTCCGTTAAGGACCTTCTGGGACGCTACGGGAGTATCATTCTGGAGCCCGACGATGAGCCCGGCTACCTTGTGCTGCGAATCAAGTCGGAGGCCCTGCGGCGGGAACTGACGGCCCGCAGGGAGATCATGAAACTTCTTATCCCCCGGAGCGACGATTTTCTGGTCTCCCTGGTAAACCGGGGCAGCCTTAAGAGTACACTTATAAAGATCAATTATCCAGTAGACGACAGGGTGCCTCTCAAGGAGGGAGAACGGACTGACATAATCCTGAGGTCTGCCACCGCTGACGGCAGGGATTTCACCATACGGGATTATCAGATAGAAGCTGCCGAGAGTTTTCATGGCGGCGGGCTTCCGGGAAACGGTTTCGGTGTCATAGTACTGCCCTGCGGTGCCGGAAAAACAATTGTGGGTATCAAGGTTATGGAGCTGCTTCAGACCAGCACCCTGATTGTTACTACCAATGTGGCGGCGGTCCACCAGTGGATCGATGAATTGAAGAACAAAACCGGACTGGATTCCGAGTCCATCGGTGAATACACGTCGGCCAAAAAAGAGATCCGCCCTGTAACGGTTACAACCTACCAGATACTTTCCTATGGGCAAAAACAGGACCCGCCCTTCCCCCACTTTGCCATTTTTCGGGCCCGCGACTGGGGACTGATTATCTATGACGAGGTCCATCTGCTGCCCGCCCCGGTTTTCCGGGTTACTGCGGAGATCCAGGCAGTACGGCGTCTGGGGCTGACGGCGACTCTGGTTCGGGAAGACGGCAAGGAGGGGGAGGTTTTCTCCCTGATCGGTCCCAAGCGTTACGATGTTCCCTGGAAGGAGCTTGAACAGAAAGGCTGGATTGCCGAGGCCTACTGCACCGAAATCCGCATCGATCTGCCGGAGGAGGACCGCATACCCTACGCCACCGCGGACAAGCGGAAAAAATATCGTATTGCAGCGGAAAATACCCGCAAAATCGAGATTACCCGGGAACTGACAGCCAACCACGCCGGTGAAGGTACCCTGGTCATCGGCCAGTATATCGATCAGCTGACAAAGATCGCCGCGGTGCTGAAAGCCCCCCTCATCACTGGGAAAACACCCAACAAGGAGCGGGAAAATCTGTACCGCCGCTTCCGTTCCGGAGAGCTCAGTGTACTGGTAGTCTCCAAGGTGGCAAACTTCGCTATCGACCTGCCTGACGCATCGGTTGCTATCCAGGTTTCGGGGACCTTCGGTTCCCGGCAGGAGGAGGCCCAGCGACTGGGACGCATCCTCAGACCAAAGGACCGCAACTCATATTTCTACTCCCTGGTTTCCCGTTATACGCTGGAGGAGGAGTTTGCCTTGAATCGTCAGAAATTCCTTACCGAACAGGGCTACGGCTACCATATAGAGTTGTGGGACAACGATATTTAG
- a CDS encoding phosphoribosyltransferase family protein codes for MGSLLVIGNIAESPFAADIGYYLRQQEHYSDLVSLKSFLNGEFCPRFIVDEDSWENIGRKLESYTIVITSTAMSGFTRDELAMRNFLISRAAKDNGADRIILLEPDLFYSAQDRGPRPEHGVTPCVRSPQDYKKFDGQPFSARLYADLLKEAGTDEVVTVHNHSASVENIFMDRFSGYFTNLLPYDVYADYLRDSDIAEIDKMVLCSPDAGAAAFCLRLQKALKNPGVKLLRMNKHRTDERTVDIFLAEDSQADISDIAGKDVIVVDDMVRTGTTIIECCRLLKTGNPRRIIFMVTHFYSSREGRITLNDPVIDEIVTTSTIPQILNRDIQGRLRHKMVVLRLGRWISNAVTGLRGIDQASLPGPLYTEDISSKHPRWKGRNGPICGQ; via the coding sequence ATGGGCAGCCTGTTAGTCATCGGAAATATCGCGGAGAGTCCTTTTGCTGCTGATATAGGCTACTACCTGCGACAGCAGGAGCACTATTCCGACTTGGTGTCGCTGAAAAGTTTTTTAAACGGAGAGTTCTGCCCCAGGTTCATCGTAGACGAGGACTCCTGGGAGAATATCGGCCGCAAGCTTGAATCCTACACCATTGTGATAACCAGCACTGCCATGTCCGGGTTCACCCGCGACGAGCTTGCCATGCGGAATTTTCTTATCTCCCGGGCGGCCAAGGATAACGGCGCAGACAGGATTATTCTGCTTGAACCCGACCTTTTTTACAGTGCCCAGGACCGTGGGCCGCGGCCGGAGCATGGTGTAACGCCATGCGTACGAAGTCCTCAGGATTACAAGAAGTTTGACGGCCAGCCATTTTCCGCCCGCCTTTACGCGGATCTGCTGAAAGAGGCTGGAACCGACGAGGTTGTAACCGTTCATAACCATTCTGCGTCGGTGGAGAATATCTTCATGGACCGCTTTTCCGGTTATTTTACCAACCTGCTGCCCTACGACGTATATGCCGATTACCTGAGGGATTCGGATATAGCAGAGATTGACAAGATGGTGCTCTGTTCTCCCGATGCAGGAGCCGCAGCCTTCTGTTTGAGACTGCAGAAGGCCCTGAAGAATCCAGGAGTAAAACTACTGCGGATGAACAAACACCGTACGGATGAACGTACTGTAGACATTTTCCTGGCCGAAGATTCCCAGGCGGACATAAGCGATATAGCCGGCAAAGACGTTATTGTGGTGGATGATATGGTCCGCACGGGGACCACAATTATTGAATGCTGCCGACTTCTGAAAACAGGGAATCCGAGGCGGATTATATTTATGGTGACCCATTTCTATTCAAGCCGGGAAGGCCGCATTACACTGAACGATCCGGTGATCGACGAAATTGTGACCACCAGCACAATCCCCCAGATTCTGAACCGGGACATACAGGGACGGCTGCGGCACAAGATGGTGGTCCTGCGCCTGGGCCGCTGGATTTCCAATGCTGTAACCGGACTGCGGGGGATCGATCAGGCTTCGCTGCCCGGTCCCCTGTATACCGAGGATATCTCTTCAAAACATCCCCGCTGGAAAGGCCGGAACGGGCCTATCTGCGGACAGTAA
- a CDS encoding glycosyltransferase family 4 protein, giving the protein MSSTFKIGIISGKLGDVDGVSLEVDKWIRILGEMGHEVHTIAGKYGTPLASVPQERQFTLPNIRFDSREQKWYEGQVFPYLQKHPPHITPKRKKIILDRLQFDGKDVANRLFEYVQNNSLDVIVAQNTNAMPMTLLGGMGVYELATQRRVATIFHHHDFWWERSRFSNSHIEGLLGRIMPPTDPGLEHIVLSSYAAHILRSIKRVQPKLVPNCEDFDNPVLMDDYNADFRRELGFEDSDILIVQPTRIVRRKRIEDSVGLIGKLIAVHPEIADRVHFIISLYQGDEPDENYIGEIQQLAGKLNVRVHLISDRVASERGRDDEGRKLYTNRDVLANADMVTYLPIWEGFGNALLEAMAAKVPVATTTYLVYKTDIGILKFKNVEILDVYGEDGRLIIPDQAVDEVYELLTNPAARKEAVEHNFEIAAREFGFAKLRDRIATIMEDYGDEIRASRKRVARSKLAYSV; this is encoded by the coding sequence ATGAGCTCGACTTTTAAAATTGGAATAATTTCCGGAAAACTTGGTGATGTTGACGGGGTCTCTCTGGAGGTTGATAAATGGATCAGGATACTCGGAGAGATGGGGCACGAAGTCCACACCATTGCCGGTAAATACGGTACACCCCTGGCATCCGTCCCTCAGGAGCGGCAGTTTACCCTGCCGAATATACGTTTCGACAGCCGGGAGCAGAAATGGTACGAAGGACAGGTCTTCCCTTATCTCCAGAAGCATCCGCCCCACATAACCCCGAAGCGTAAAAAAATCATCCTGGACCGGCTGCAGTTCGACGGCAAGGATGTGGCAAACCGCCTTTTTGAATATGTCCAGAACAACAGCCTGGATGTCATAGTTGCCCAGAACACCAATGCCATGCCCATGACACTGCTGGGAGGAATGGGTGTTTACGAGCTTGCAACCCAGCGGCGGGTGGCAACTATTTTTCACCACCATGATTTCTGGTGGGAACGCAGCCGTTTTTCCAACAGCCATATCGAAGGACTCCTCGGCAGGATCATGCCACCCACGGACCCGGGGCTGGAGCATATTGTGCTCTCCTCCTATGCCGCTCACATTCTGCGTTCCATAAAACGGGTGCAGCCAAAACTGGTACCCAACTGCGAGGATTTTGACAATCCCGTGCTTATGGACGATTACAACGCGGACTTTCGCAGGGAACTCGGTTTTGAAGATTCGGATATTTTGATTGTCCAGCCCACCAGGATTGTGCGGCGAAAAAGAATAGAGGATTCTGTGGGGCTTATCGGAAAGCTGATTGCAGTTCATCCGGAAATCGCCGACAGGGTTCATTTCATTATCTCACTCTACCAGGGGGACGAACCCGACGAGAACTATATCGGCGAGATTCAGCAGCTGGCCGGGAAGCTGAACGTCCGGGTACACCTGATCTCCGACCGGGTTGCCTCTGAGAGGGGCAGGGACGATGAAGGGCGGAAGCTCTACACCAACCGGGATGTTCTGGCAAATGCCGATATGGTTACCTACCTGCCTATATGGGAGGGGTTCGGGAATGCTCTTTTGGAAGCCATGGCGGCGAAGGTCCCGGTGGCAACCACTACCTACCTGGTCTACAAGACGGATATCGGCATCCTCAAGTTTAAAAATGTGGAGATCCTCGATGTCTACGGGGAGGACGGGCGTTTGATTATTCCCGATCAGGCGGTGGATGAAGTCTACGAGCTTCTGACCAATCCCGCGGCCCGCAAGGAGGCGGTGGAACATAACTTCGAGATCGCCGCCAGGGAGTTCGGCTTTGCCAAACTGCGGGACAGGATTGCGACGATTATGGAAGATTACGGCGACGAGATCCGGGCCTCCCGCAAGCGGGTTGCCCGCAGCAAACTGGCCTATTCGGTCTAA
- a CDS encoding DUF6588 family protein, with the protein MKRLLIITTVLMFIVSFSLTAQITNDLDDFMSTFETFADDAAPSIPMLADVGLRWSDSYIGGFPHFGVGASLGFIVVPIDDIEGMFAALDIAIPKELKDLGGLPVPANAVEARIGGFVWPFDIGIKAGYLPEFAKDAMTDDVAVDYKMFGFDLRYRLVEEGLLMPEVSVGAGYTWLEGMVSTSVGENATVNDGTYNLFFSSPDVFFGWRSSVIDAKVQVSKRFLFILRPYAGLGVSYGISEAGGGYNADVTTDAPGGYSYWKDKYGVDASSSGAEYYSEANGAAFRAYLGTSVELLFAKLDLSGTYNPVSGAYGGQLNLRAQF; encoded by the coding sequence ATGAAACGCCTGCTGATAATAACAACAGTCCTGATGTTTATTGTAAGTTTTTCCCTTACAGCCCAAATAACCAACGATTTGGACGACTTTATGTCAACTTTTGAAACCTTTGCTGACGATGCCGCTCCTTCCATCCCGATGCTGGCGGATGTGGGCCTGCGCTGGTCAGACAGCTACATCGGCGGGTTTCCCCACTTTGGTGTCGGTGCTTCCCTTGGTTTTATTGTCGTTCCCATCGATGACATCGAGGGTATGTTTGCCGCCCTGGATATTGCAATCCCCAAGGAGCTGAAGGACCTGGGAGGCCTGCCGGTACCGGCCAATGCGGTGGAAGCCAGAATCGGCGGTTTCGTATGGCCTTTTGATATAGGCATCAAGGCGGGCTATCTCCCGGAGTTTGCCAAGGACGCAATGACAGATGACGTGGCGGTGGATTACAAGATGTTCGGTTTTGATCTGCGCTACCGGCTTGTTGAAGAGGGGCTTCTGATGCCGGAGGTCTCCGTGGGTGCCGGCTACACCTGGCTTGAGGGAATGGTATCCACCAGCGTAGGAGAAAACGCAACAGTCAATGATGGAACATATAATTTATTCTTCTCTTCACCCGATGTATTTTTCGGCTGGCGCAGCAGCGTTATCGACGCCAAGGTCCAGGTGAGCAAGCGCTTTCTATTTATCCTGCGCCCCTATGCGGGCCTTGGAGTTTCTTACGGAATATCTGAAGCAGGCGGCGGATATAATGCAGATGTCACCACCGATGCTCCAGGGGGATACAGTTACTGGAAGGATAAATACGGAGTTGATGCATCAAGTTCCGGTGCGGAATACTACTCCGAAGCCAACGGAGCAGCTTTCCGGGCCTACCTGGGAACCTCCGTGGAGCTGCTCTTTGCCAAGCTGGACCTTTCGGGTACCTACAATCCCGTTTCCGGGGCCTACGGCGGACAGCTTAATCTGCGGGCACAGTTCTAG
- the aroC gene encoding chorismate synthase, translating to MSGSSFGTLFRISTFGESHGPGVGVIVEGVAPGLPLAEEDIQVEMNRRKPGQSDVTTPRQESDRVHILSGIFEGLTTGTPIGIVLYNQDMRPSAYDDIKEMFRPGHADFTYLAKYGIRDHRGSGRASGRETAGRVAAGAVAKKLLARRGVSITAYTLRAAGISCESFDPAVIEKNPMRACNLTAAEQMTARVMELSEIGDSVGGIIECRIMGVPAGLGEPVFEKLDAELGRAILSLGAVKGIEFGSGFACADMRGSEHNDWMDASGFRSNNAGGVLGGISTGQEIVFRAAVKPTSSITVKQKTRDIRGNEREIITEGRHDPCICPRIVPVMEAMAAIVLEDQFMRYEALGRR from the coding sequence ATGTCAGGTAGCAGTTTCGGCACTCTTTTTCGCATAAGTACCTTTGGAGAGTCACATGGACCCGGTGTGGGTGTCATCGTTGAAGGTGTCGCGCCGGGGCTTCCTCTTGCGGAAGAAGATATTCAGGTAGAGATGAACCGACGTAAACCCGGCCAGTCGGATGTCACCACTCCCCGTCAGGAGAGCGACCGGGTTCATATTCTCTCCGGGATTTTTGAGGGGCTTACCACCGGCACTCCCATTGGCATAGTGCTGTACAACCAGGACATGCGCCCCAGTGCCTACGACGACATCAAAGAAATGTTCCGCCCAGGCCATGCCGATTTTACCTATCTTGCAAAGTACGGAATCCGTGACCACCGCGGATCGGGCCGGGCCTCCGGCCGGGAAACAGCAGGCCGGGTAGCTGCAGGCGCGGTGGCAAAGAAGCTCCTTGCCAGGCGGGGTGTCTCCATTACCGCCTACACCCTGCGGGCCGCCGGGATTTCCTGCGAAAGCTTTGACCCCGCTGTTATAGAGAAAAACCCCATGCGGGCCTGCAACCTTACGGCCGCCGAACAGATGACCGCCCGGGTAATGGAACTTTCCGAGATCGGGGATTCCGTGGGCGGTATTATCGAGTGCCGTATAATGGGTGTCCCTGCCGGTTTGGGGGAACCGGTCTTCGAAAAGCTGGATGCGGAACTGGGCCGGGCCATTCTCAGCCTGGGGGCAGTCAAAGGCATCGAGTTCGGCTCCGGCTTTGCCTGCGCCGATATGCGGGGAAGCGAACACAACGACTGGATGGATGCCTCCGGATTCCGCAGCAACAATGCCGGCGGGGTTCTGGGGGGAATATCCACCGGCCAGGAGATAGTCTTCCGGGCGGCAGTAAAACCGACATCCAGCATAACCGTTAAGCAGAAAACCCGAGACATCCGGGGGAATGAGCGGGAGATTATTACCGAGGGTCGGCATGACCCCTGCATCTGTCCCCGTATTGTTCCGGTTATGGAAGCCATGGCGGCCATTGTACTGGAGGACCAGTTCATGCGCTACGAGGCCCTGGGCCGCCGCTGA
- a CDS encoding shikimate kinase: protein MKYHPSRPIIVSGIKHCGKSTIGRYLAGELEIPFLDLDDIVVELCRENRGGQDAITWEPREIYRRLGKTGFQALELEALGRIRKNNEACVLALGGGTPENPETRCVLSGLGILVYLYEEAEILYSRIIARGIPPFLDEKAPRESFLELFQYRDTLYRSAADLTIELKGADVARGSAMIHKALQEYDNVR, encoded by the coding sequence ATGAAGTACCATCCCTCCCGCCCGATTATAGTTTCGGGCATAAAACATTGTGGAAAATCAACCATAGGCCGGTACCTTGCCGGGGAGCTCGAAATCCCGTTTCTTGATCTTGATGACATAGTGGTTGAGCTGTGCCGGGAAAACCGGGGCGGTCAGGATGCCATTACCTGGGAACCCAGAGAGATTTACCGCCGCCTTGGAAAAACCGGTTTTCAGGCCCTGGAGCTGGAAGCCCTGGGCAGGATCCGCAAAAACAACGAAGCCTGCGTACTGGCTCTTGGCGGGGGCACTCCTGAAAACCCGGAAACCCGCTGCGTCTTGTCCGGTCTCGGGATTTTAGTGTATCTTTACGAAGAAGCTGAGATCCTCTATTCCCGCATAATAGCCAGAGGAATTCCCCCTTTTCTGGATGAAAAGGCCCCCCGGGAGAGCTTCCTGGAGCTTTTTCAGTATCGGGACACTCTGTACCGCTCTGCGGCGGACCTTACCATTGAGCTGAAAGGGGCGGATGTCGCAAGAGGATCGGCCATGATACACAAAGCCCTTCAGGAGTACGACAATGTCAGGTAG
- a CDS encoding EAL domain-containing protein: MSSEKILIVEDERIIAIDLQRRLENFGYQVTGVVATGRQAIESVESTPPDIILMDIMLSGDMDGIDTAEIIKDRFEIPVMFLTAYSDEKTLERAKHVEPLGYILKPFKEKELYTSIDIALYKYAVDRKLKWQERWYSAMFSSIEDGIIATGTDGYVRFVNPVASSILGRGNEELIGNSLGEVLEIYDSRAGRIDFTDLTKIPPEDLPFRFQDTILINHSGDKIHVDGSFSMIHGPQGDNEGSVVVLHDTSVVKHLSDRISYQASHDILTGLSNREAFSVKLNSLVQNTLDISITHALLYIDLDQFKVVNDTLGHRAGDEMLLQATSIIKSMVRASDFCARLGGDEFGVILAHISISQAKLISDRLLSRLVNHKMVWDDKVFTINSSIGLVKIDNESKDIQAVLAAADDACFTAKEEGGNKIKLYDSSANIFQNRRNEMTWISKLNSAIEEDRLVLYYQPIVPLNGKYRTIKNEILLRIVSPEGDLIMPGAFIPAAERYNFMPTIDKAVVKKSLSAISSILHEAPNEDIMFSINLSAGTLANEQFLETIGDLVSTSGVPAQYLCFEVTETAAISNMQVTNNFIKEMRNKGYSFSLDDFGSGFSSFNYLKTLPVDYLKIDGTFVSDMDENPIDRSMVEAINNLGHIIGTVTVAEFVRSREILLLVQDIGVDYAQGYEIAAPSPLTQFSLSRPPAASKEP, translated from the coding sequence ATGAGCAGCGAGAAAATACTTATCGTAGAAGATGAACGGATTATCGCCATCGATCTGCAGCGAAGGCTGGAGAACTTCGGATATCAGGTAACCGGTGTTGTCGCCACAGGCCGGCAGGCAATCGAATCCGTTGAATCTACCCCCCCAGACATAATTCTCATGGACATAATGCTCTCCGGAGACATGGACGGCATTGACACCGCAGAGATAATCAAAGATCGTTTCGAAATCCCGGTAATGTTTCTGACTGCTTATTCCGACGAAAAGACCCTTGAGCGGGCCAAGCATGTGGAACCCCTGGGATATATCCTGAAGCCCTTTAAAGAGAAGGAACTGTATACCAGCATAGATATAGCCCTGTATAAATACGCCGTAGACAGAAAGCTGAAGTGGCAGGAGCGCTGGTACTCCGCAATGTTCTCGTCTATTGAAGACGGGATAATTGCAACCGGTACAGACGGCTATGTTCGTTTTGTTAATCCCGTGGCCTCATCGATTCTCGGCCGCGGCAACGAGGAACTTATTGGCAATTCTCTGGGTGAGGTTCTGGAAATATATGACTCCCGGGCGGGGCGAATTGACTTTACCGACCTGACAAAAATTCCCCCCGAGGACCTTCCATTTCGGTTCCAGGATACAATACTTATAAACCACAGCGGTGACAAGATTCATGTGGACGGCTCCTTTTCCATGATTCACGGTCCACAGGGAGACAATGAAGGAAGCGTCGTCGTCCTGCACGACACATCGGTTGTTAAACATCTGAGCGACCGTATTTCTTACCAGGCAAGTCACGATATTCTTACCGGTCTGTCGAATCGCGAGGCTTTTTCCGTCAAACTGAACAGCCTGGTTCAGAACACCCTGGATATCTCCATAACCCACGCCCTTTTATATATCGACCTTGACCAGTTCAAGGTGGTCAACGATACCCTGGGGCACCGCGCCGGAGACGAAATGCTGCTCCAGGCAACATCCATTATTAAATCCATGGTTCGGGCATCCGACTTTTGCGCCCGCCTGGGGGGAGACGAGTTTGGTGTAATCCTGGCCCATATATCCATCAGCCAGGCAAAACTGATTTCAGATCGCCTTTTAAGCCGCCTGGTAAACCACAAGATGGTCTGGGACGACAAGGTCTTTACCATTAACTCTTCCATAGGCCTTGTAAAGATTGACAACGAATCCAAGGACATTCAAGCAGTTCTGGCTGCCGCGGATGATGCCTGCTTTACTGCCAAAGAAGAGGGAGGCAACAAAATCAAACTGTACGATTCAAGCGCCAATATCTTCCAGAACCGGCGCAATGAAATGACCTGGATCTCGAAGCTCAATTCCGCCATCGAAGAAGACCGGCTGGTCCTCTACTATCAGCCCATTGTCCCCCTTAACGGGAAATACCGGACCATAAAGAACGAAATTCTTCTGCGCATTGTAAGTCCCGAAGGGGACCTTATAATGCCCGGGGCCTTTATTCCCGCAGCGGAGCGCTACAACTTTATGCCTACCATCGACAAGGCTGTCGTCAAAAAAAGTCTCTCCGCCATCTCTTCAATTCTGCACGAAGCCCCGAACGAGGACATAATGTTCAGTATTAATTTAAGCGCCGGAACCCTGGCCAATGAACAGTTTCTGGAAACAATCGGGGACCTGGTTTCCACCTCCGGCGTGCCGGCTCAGTACCTCTGTTTTGAGGTTACCGAGACGGCAGCTATTTCCAATATGCAGGTTACCAATAATTTCATCAAGGAGATGCGGAACAAGGGCTACTCCTTCTCGCTTGACGATTTCGGTTCGGGTTTTTCCTCCTTTAATTACCTGAAGACCCTGCCGGTGGACTACCTCAAGATAGACGGGACCTTTGTTTCCGACATGGACGAAAACCCCATTGACCGCTCCATGGTGGAGGCCATCAACAACCTGGGACATATAATCGGAACGGTGACGGTGGCTGAGTTTGTGCGTTCCAGAGAAATCCTTCTGCTTGTACAGGATATCGGCGTGGACTACGCACAAGGCTATGAAATCGCAGCCCCCTCGCCTCTTACCCAGTTTTCCCTGTCCCGGCCTCCGGCTGCATCCAAAGAACCTTGA
- a CDS encoding HD domain-containing protein, whose product MSSLFFSTPLSREELTVRVRPRENDVRGAFFRDTTAIIHSNPFRRLKHKTQVFFTPQNDHICTRIEHVLHVASVAATICRSLNLDADMAWAIGLGHDLGHTPFGHVGEKIVEEIMAAPFAHELYSLRVVDKLINHGRGLNLTYAVRDGIVNHCGEQFEQAIVPDFDLKDLSAINARNRYPATWEGCVVRMSDKIAYLGRDFEDAVKLRILSRNSLPMDVINLLGSSNGEIIDSLVNDIIQSSLKTGTIGFSRPVYEALISFKNFNYSHIYRHELLSEYHTYFRRILFTLFTYLTELHTRFGTEYHRYPDEGNTLAARFGEYLSKMKELYTSEGASSSTMAIDYIAGMTDDFALDAVSEIMVPKHFESKFDTLLFERRREFDKPGRD is encoded by the coding sequence ATGAGCAGTCTGTTTTTTTCTACACCCTTAAGCCGCGAGGAACTGACCGTTCGTGTCCGTCCACGGGAAAACGACGTGCGGGGTGCCTTCTTTCGGGATACCACCGCTATTATCCATTCAAATCCTTTCCGGCGCCTGAAGCACAAGACCCAGGTCTTTTTTACCCCCCAGAACGACCATATCTGCACACGTATTGAACATGTGCTGCATGTCGCCAGCGTGGCCGCCACAATCTGCCGTTCCCTGAACCTGGATGCCGACATGGCCTGGGCCATCGGGCTTGGTCATGATCTGGGGCACACCCCCTTTGGGCATGTAGGAGAGAAGATCGTGGAAGAGATAATGGCTGCGCCTTTTGCCCACGAGCTCTACTCCCTCAGGGTGGTGGACAAGCTGATCAACCACGGCCGGGGCCTCAATCTAACATACGCAGTACGGGACGGGATTGTTAATCACTGCGGCGAACAGTTTGAGCAGGCCATTGTACCGGATTTTGATCTAAAGGATCTGTCAGCCATCAATGCCCGCAATCGTTACCCCGCAACATGGGAGGGCTGCGTTGTACGGATGTCCGATAAAATCGCCTATCTGGGACGTGATTTTGAGGATGCGGTAAAACTGAGAATTCTTTCCCGCAACAGCCTGCCCATGGATGTGATAAACCTTCTGGGAAGTTCTAACGGAGAGATTATTGATTCCCTGGTGAACGACATAATCCAGTCGTCCCTTAAAACCGGAACCATAGGTTTTTCCAGACCGGTATACGAGGCCCTGATAAGCTTCAAGAATTTTAATTATTCGCATATATATCGGCATGAACTTTTGTCGGAGTATCATACTTATTTCCGGCGTATTCTTTTTACCCTGTTTACCTACCTGACGGAGCTTCATACCCGCTTCGGCACCGAGTATCATCGGTATCCTGACGAAGGTAACACTCTGGCTGCCCGTTTTGGGGAGTATCTGTCCAAGATGAAGGAGCTGTACACTAGCGAAGGAGCCTCCTCCAGTACCATGGCAATAGACTATATTGCCGGAATGACCGATGATTTTGCCCTGGATGCGGTGTCCGAGATTATGGTACCCAAGCACTTTGAGTCGAAGTTTGACACTCTTCTTTTTGAAAGAAGAAGAGAATTTGACAAGCCCGGCCGGGATTAG
- a CDS encoding anaerobic ribonucleoside-triphosphate reductase activating protein: protein MITRLGLIKTSLIDYPGKVAAVLFTAGCNFYCPYCHNPELVSGPVPEDFLSMEDILRFLEKRRPVLGGVVITGGEPLLHPDIGVLTGAIRDLGLEIKIDTNGSFPAKLEQLRPDFVAMDIKTSFSNYSRVLPSGTAAEQIVRKIRESLKILIGNGIPHQLRTTIVPGIVAEEDFDMIIPEVRGADSYLLSGYRNQRTLDSSWAEVDPYPAEVLEGIAEKLRLAGVPAQIRTN from the coding sequence TTGATTACCCGTCTGGGACTGATCAAGACTTCCCTGATTGATTACCCCGGTAAGGTGGCGGCGGTACTCTTTACAGCGGGCTGTAATTTCTACTGCCCCTATTGTCATAATCCTGAACTTGTCAGCGGTCCGGTCCCGGAGGATTTTCTCAGCATGGAGGATATCCTGCGTTTTCTGGAAAAACGGCGTCCGGTGCTGGGAGGGGTGGTAATTACCGGCGGCGAACCTTTGCTGCACCCCGACATCGGAGTGCTGACCGGAGCAATCAGAGACCTTGGCCTGGAAATAAAAATCGATACCAACGGCAGTTTTCCCGCTAAGCTGGAACAACTGCGGCCCGATTTTGTAGCTATGGACATAAAGACATCCTTTTCTAACTATAGCCGGGTACTGCCGTCAGGGACGGCTGCTGAACAGATCGTCCGCAAGATACGGGAAAGTCTGAAGATTCTGATCGGAAACGGTATTCCCCATCAGCTGCGTACCACTATAGTACCGGGTATTGTGGCTGAAGAGGATTTTGACATGATAATCCCCGAGGTTCGAGGTGCCGATTCGTATCTGCTGTCGGGATACAGAAACCAGCGGACCCTGGATAGTTCCTGGGCAGAAGTAGATCCTTATCCGGCGGAGGTACTTGAAGGTATCGCAGAGAAACTGCGTTTAGCAGGAGTTCCAGCACAGATACGGACTAATTAA